From Chitinispirillales bacterium ANBcel5, one genomic window encodes:
- a CDS encoding ADP-ribosylation factor-like protein, with protein MASINYAAREISVKVVYYGPGLCGKTTNLQIIHRKVPTDHKSDMVSLATESDRTLFFDFLPLDLGKIKGFATKFQLYTVPGQVYYNATRKLVLRGVDGVVFVVDSAADKLQENIESFQNLEDNLSEYGYKRENIPIIVQYNKRDLPNAMPVDQLQSLINKYNLPYGEAIANKGIGVFDSLKLIGKTVIDTLNQKYSRSSRKSSPSSKFTQSVPKSTVPDLKKSKPGQQQVPGQQQVPGQQQ; from the coding sequence ATGGCTTCAATTAACTATGCCGCCAGAGAGATAAGTGTAAAAGTTGTTTACTACGGACCTGGTTTGTGCGGAAAGACCACTAATCTACAAATTATTCATCGAAAAGTACCTACAGATCATAAAAGCGATATGGTTTCCCTTGCCACAGAAAGTGACCGCACGCTTTTTTTTGACTTTTTACCCCTTGATCTTGGAAAAATTAAAGGTTTCGCCACCAAGTTTCAACTATACACCGTTCCAGGTCAGGTATATTATAATGCCACACGAAAACTCGTTCTTCGGGGTGTTGATGGCGTTGTGTTTGTGGTAGATAGTGCAGCAGATAAGTTGCAGGAAAATATCGAGAGTTTTCAAAACCTTGAAGACAACCTGAGTGAATATGGATACAAACGTGAAAACATTCCGATTATTGTTCAATACAATAAAAGAGATCTTCCCAATGCAATGCCGGTAGATCAACTTCAATCTTTGATTAACAAATACAATCTCCCCTATGGAGAAGCAATAGCCAATAAAGGTATAGGTGTCTTTGATTCTTTAAAACTAATCGGTAAAACCGTTATAGATACCTTGAACCAAAAGTACTCTCGCTCTTCACGTAAAAGTAGCCCAAGTTCAAAATTTACGCAATCCGTGCCCAAAAGCACAGTACCTGATTTAAAAAAATCCAAACCCGGACAACAACAGGTTCCCGGACAACAACAGGTTCCCGGACAACAACAGG
- a CDS encoding DUF4388 domain-containing protein, with translation MVLSGSIREFILADVFQLLSQQKITGKLILTKGKDIGFVLFDSGMVIGAKIGEENLERKLYNYLTDVQQNSPISIQELISSHQGDLNSLCEEIVEKKLAPPDDLQMFIETSLEDLVCSLFYWKSGSYKFNSMNNAEHLIIRGIKVPTENIIMEAMRRVDEWNRITEIIDEDTVFIPNEKELQKTAETDIFNRPEDYIYNHLDSTHTLRTIINSCCLCEFKVYEAINILLQTNRISALSPRISRSIQAAMEKKNSTPILSYVRIAVSLIVAAIITFAALFSGNFLRTTFLLDSHEAKKQIKNYTCIYAEEKIISAEFFYQTTTGKQIDSMLILKEMNILSNPDFRHCKH, from the coding sequence ATGGTTCTGAGCGGATCTATTCGTGAATTTATTCTTGCTGATGTATTTCAATTGTTGTCACAGCAGAAAATTACAGGGAAACTTATTCTAACTAAAGGTAAAGATATTGGCTTTGTACTTTTTGACAGTGGAATGGTTATTGGTGCAAAAATTGGAGAAGAAAATCTCGAAAGGAAATTATATAACTATTTAACCGATGTACAGCAGAATTCACCAATAAGTATACAGGAACTTATCTCTTCACATCAGGGCGATTTAAATTCCTTGTGTGAAGAAATTGTCGAAAAAAAATTAGCCCCCCCGGATGACTTGCAAATGTTTATTGAAACATCTCTGGAAGACTTGGTCTGCAGTCTCTTTTACTGGAAATCCGGTTCCTACAAATTCAATAGTATGAACAATGCCGAGCACCTTATTATCAGAGGCATAAAAGTCCCCACAGAAAATATAATCATGGAGGCAATGAGGCGAGTAGATGAGTGGAATAGAATAACGGAAATCATTGATGAAGATACGGTGTTTATTCCAAACGAAAAAGAGCTTCAGAAAACAGCCGAAACAGACATATTTAACAGACCTGAAGATTATATATACAACCATCTTGACAGCACGCATACCTTACGTACCATTATTAATTCCTGCTGCTTGTGTGAATTTAAAGTTTATGAAGCCATCAACATCCTTCTTCAAACCAATAGAATAAGCGCTCTTTCCCCAAGAATCAGCAGATCAATCCAAGCTGCAATGGAGAAAAAAAATAGCACCCCAATTCTCTCGTATGTGCGAATAGCAGTATCGTTGATTGTTGCTGCCATAATTACCTTCGCAGCGTTGTTTTCAGGAAACTTCCTCAGAACAACATTTCTCCTTGATAGCCATGAAGCAAAAAAACAGATAAAAAATTATACCTGCATCTACGCCGAAGAAAAAATAATCAGTGCAGAATTTTTCTATCAAACCACCACGGGCAAACAAATCGATTCCATGCTGATCTTAAAAGAAATGAATATCCTCAGCAACCCGGATTTCAGACACTGCAAACATTAG
- the rpsT gene encoding 30S ribosomal protein S20 — translation MQRHKSVEKRDRTSKKANLVNRSNRSRIKTATRSVTEAKDKETATDALKEAVSVLDKSAKIGLIHPNKAANQKSRLSKIVDQIEK, via the coding sequence ATGCAGCGACATAAATCGGTTGAAAAACGCGACAGAACCAGCAAAAAAGCCAATCTGGTTAACCGTAGCAACCGCTCTCGCATTAAAACTGCTACACGTTCAGTTACAGAGGCAAAAGATAAGGAAACAGCAACGGATGCTTTGAAAGAAGCTGTGTCAGTATTAGATAAAAGTGCCAAAATTGGCCTTATCCATCCAAACAAAGCTGCTAACCAAAAATCGAGATTAAGCAAAATTGTAGATCAAATTGAAAAATAA
- the gltX gene encoding glutamate--tRNA ligase: MENTVRVRFAPSPTGYLHVGGARSALFNFLFARHHGGTFILRIEDTDRSRFVEGALDEIYESLTWLGLQWDEGPEKGGDYGPYTQSKRNHLYQKYANQLLENGHAYRCFCSSERLASVREQQEKSGNLTGYDRHCRNLSNEQIQQNLSENIPFIIRFKIPQGRIVKFKDLIRGEIEYNSDVLDDLVLIKSDGFPTYHMANVIDDHLMKISHVLRGDEWIASTPRHVLIYEAFGWQLPQFAHLPVILSPTGGKLSKRKGAASVMDYKKGGYLPEALFNFLALLGWAPGDDREKISVDELVKAFSLEQVSPKASVFDEKKLEWMNGLYMAERSSESLSPAVLELLKERGVVGKDIRADDKYLLRAIDLLKGRSKRIIDLADNSVYFFIDPSSYEKKAEKKHYKTDTLDHLRALVEKLQDIDPFSTDQLECAVRDLAQSREISTGKLIHPTRLAVSGVSFGPGLYELLSSLGKETVIRRIEKACEYLENK; encoded by the coding sequence ATGGAAAATACTGTCCGTGTTCGTTTTGCCCCTTCACCGACAGGTTATTTGCATGTGGGTGGAGCAAGGAGTGCTCTTTTTAATTTCCTTTTTGCAAGGCATCACGGTGGTACTTTTATCTTGCGAATAGAAGATACTGACAGAAGTCGTTTTGTTGAGGGGGCATTAGATGAGATCTATGAGAGTTTAACCTGGTTAGGCTTACAGTGGGATGAAGGGCCAGAGAAGGGTGGAGATTATGGGCCCTATACACAATCAAAAAGAAATCATCTTTATCAAAAATATGCAAATCAACTGTTGGAGAATGGTCATGCATATCGCTGTTTCTGTTCTTCTGAACGCTTGGCCAGTGTAAGAGAGCAACAGGAAAAAAGTGGCAATCTTACTGGGTATGATCGACACTGTCGCAACCTAAGCAATGAGCAAATACAGCAAAACTTATCTGAAAACATTCCCTTTATTATAAGGTTTAAAATACCACAGGGCAGAATTGTAAAATTCAAGGATTTAATTAGAGGTGAGATAGAGTATAACAGTGATGTACTTGATGATCTTGTTCTTATAAAATCTGATGGTTTTCCTACCTATCATATGGCAAACGTTATTGATGACCACCTTATGAAGATATCACATGTGCTAAGAGGGGATGAATGGATTGCGTCAACTCCAAGACATGTGCTTATTTATGAAGCTTTTGGATGGCAATTGCCACAATTTGCACACTTACCGGTAATTCTGTCTCCTACAGGTGGTAAACTATCCAAGCGAAAAGGTGCTGCTTCTGTAATGGATTATAAAAAAGGGGGGTATTTACCTGAGGCTTTGTTTAACTTCTTGGCACTTTTGGGATGGGCACCGGGAGATGACCGGGAAAAGATATCCGTAGATGAACTGGTAAAAGCATTTTCTCTTGAGCAAGTATCTCCTAAAGCATCGGTGTTTGATGAGAAAAAACTTGAATGGATGAATGGATTATATATGGCTGAGCGGAGTTCTGAATCGTTATCACCTGCAGTACTGGAGCTACTTAAAGAGAGAGGGGTTGTTGGAAAAGACATACGTGCTGATGATAAATATCTTCTTAGAGCAATCGATCTTCTCAAGGGGCGCTCAAAGAGAATTATAGATCTAGCTGATAATTCGGTATATTTTTTCATTGATCCATCTTCTTATGAAAAGAAAGCCGAGAAAAAACACTACAAAACAGATACTCTGGATCATTTGCGGGCTCTCGTTGAGAAACTTCAGGACATTGATCCGTTTAGTACAGATCAACTTGAATGTGCTGTTCGGGATCTTGCTCAAAGCAGAGAAATTTCCACAGGAAAATTGATACATCCTACCAGGCTTGCCGTAAGCGGCGTAAGTTTTGGACCCGGACTTTATGAATTGTTATCTTCTTTGGGCAAAGAAACTGTCATTAGAAGAATTGAAAAAGCATGTGAATATCTGGAAAATAAATAA
- a CDS encoding glutamine--tRNA ligase/YqeY domain fusion protein: MEEIPPVNKKKNDNTGNTNKIPQVSNFIREVIKTDIESKKWDKIVTRFPPEPNGYLHIGHAKAICINFGMAEEFGGECHLRFDDTNPSKEESEYIESIKQDVSWLGFDWGPHLYFASDYFEQMYQWAVKLIKDGKAYVDDLTPEQIREYRGTLKEPGKESPYRNRSTEENLDLFKRMRDGEFEEGTHVLRAKIDMAHPNMNMRDPAMYRILKVSHHRTGDKWKIYPMYDWAHGLEDSIEGVTHSLCSLEFEDHRPLYDWFLEQLEIHHPQQIEFARLNLTYTVMSKRKLLQLVQQKYVSGWDDPRMPTISGLKRRGYTPESIRAFAERIGVAKRDSTVDLALLEHCLREDLNKRANRVMTVLNPLRVIITNYPEDLSEELEAINNPEDSSMGTRKVPFSKVLYIERDDFMENPPKKFFRLAPGREVRLRYAYFITCDKVIKDQEGNVVELQCSYDPETKGGASPDGRSPKATLHWVSAKHAIDAEVRLYDKLFTTEDPSDAPGGDFLKNINPESLKVLKGCKCEPSLNRAKPMERYQFERLAYFCVDNESRENCLVFNRTVTLKDTWAKIKKKSKA; encoded by the coding sequence ATGGAAGAGATCCCACCAGTTAATAAAAAGAAAAATGATAATACAGGTAATACAAATAAAATACCACAGGTTTCTAATTTCATTAGAGAAGTAATTAAAACTGATATTGAAAGTAAAAAGTGGGATAAGATCGTTACCCGTTTTCCTCCAGAACCCAATGGGTATCTTCATATCGGACATGCTAAAGCTATTTGTATTAATTTTGGTATGGCTGAGGAGTTTGGTGGAGAGTGTCACCTTCGCTTCGATGATACTAATCCCTCAAAGGAGGAGAGTGAGTATATCGAATCTATCAAACAGGATGTGTCATGGCTTGGTTTTGATTGGGGGCCTCATCTTTATTTTGCCTCGGACTATTTTGAGCAAATGTATCAGTGGGCAGTTAAATTGATCAAAGATGGTAAAGCCTATGTTGATGATCTTACGCCTGAGCAGATAAGAGAATACCGTGGCACGCTAAAGGAACCAGGAAAAGAAAGCCCTTACAGGAATCGCTCAACAGAGGAAAATCTAGACCTTTTTAAGCGGATGAGAGATGGGGAATTTGAGGAAGGAACACATGTCTTAAGAGCAAAAATTGATATGGCTCATCCCAATATGAATATGCGCGATCCGGCTATGTACAGAATCCTTAAAGTGTCTCATCACCGCACCGGTGATAAGTGGAAAATTTACCCTATGTATGACTGGGCTCATGGTCTTGAAGATTCAATTGAGGGAGTTACACATTCTCTTTGTTCGCTGGAGTTTGAAGACCATAGGCCTCTTTACGATTGGTTTCTGGAACAGCTTGAAATTCATCATCCTCAGCAAATTGAATTTGCGCGGCTTAATCTTACCTACACTGTAATGAGCAAAAGAAAACTTTTGCAGCTGGTGCAACAGAAGTATGTTTCAGGATGGGATGATCCACGTATGCCTACTATTTCCGGGCTAAAACGTAGAGGGTATACGCCCGAATCGATAAGAGCATTTGCTGAAAGAATAGGAGTTGCTAAAAGAGATAGTACAGTGGACCTGGCCTTGTTGGAACACTGCCTTAGAGAGGACCTCAATAAAAGGGCTAATCGGGTAATGACTGTACTTAATCCACTGAGAGTTATTATTACCAATTATCCCGAAGATCTAAGTGAGGAGCTTGAGGCAATAAACAATCCCGAAGATAGTTCAATGGGCACAAGAAAAGTACCGTTTTCCAAAGTGCTTTATATTGAGCGGGATGACTTTATGGAGAATCCGCCAAAGAAATTTTTCCGTCTCGCACCAGGGCGCGAAGTTCGGTTACGATATGCTTATTTTATCACTTGCGATAAGGTGATAAAGGACCAGGAGGGAAATGTCGTTGAGCTGCAGTGTAGCTATGATCCTGAGACGAAGGGTGGGGCAAGTCCAGACGGTAGATCGCCAAAAGCTACTCTTCACTGGGTTTCTGCCAAACATGCAATTGATGCTGAAGTGCGACTCTATGATAAGCTTTTTACTACTGAAGATCCATCGGATGCACCAGGTGGAGATTTTCTCAAAAATATAAATCCAGAATCACTGAAAGTTCTAAAAGGATGCAAATGTGAACCAAGTTTAAACAGAGCAAAACCAATGGAGAGGTATCAGTTTGAACGACTGGCTTACTTTTGTGTAGATAATGAATCTAGAGAAAATTGTCTTGTTTTCAACAGAACTGTAACACTTAAGGACACATGGGCCAAAATAAAGAAAAAGTCCAAGGCGTAA
- a CDS encoding FAD-binding oxidoreductase: MKIKFLWIILALFSPLLPIVAYFSGNWYSLFHSYSLGMVFGIISYIYFLNCLILSARVKLFDRLFGQDKVIRFHASLAILALLSAALHLYFKKIYFPESNFQIYLGYTAFYIFLLVIVITLLLMVTTKIHQFTVIRNLKTLLLNKLKIDYSHIKLFHNFASVGVVLIAIHVYLASPTREGNLRSGMMGAWAFISIGLYIHHKFLRPLRVKNNQFKVVDVQLLNDSVTELNLHPERKKTKYKPGQFGYFRIISPVCSKEEHPFTISSSPNEENLTLTIKTLGDYTENIRNLQSGAKVFFDGPYGKFYPNNLNHHHLFIAGGIGITPFLSIISHWSKEKITTPATLLWSTKYSEDLTHRVFFESIEKSNPHFKFIPIVTRQNHTSHTLKRITAELLSKIIENPSKTEVFLCGPEPMSTSLMEHLKKLNIKKYNIHFEKFSL; this comes from the coding sequence GTGAAAATTAAATTTCTCTGGATCATTCTTGCGCTATTTAGTCCATTACTACCTATAGTTGCGTATTTTAGCGGTAACTGGTACTCGCTTTTTCACAGCTATTCACTAGGGATGGTTTTTGGCATTATTAGCTATATCTACTTTCTAAACTGCCTTATCCTCTCTGCAAGAGTCAAACTCTTTGACCGGCTGTTTGGGCAGGATAAGGTTATTAGATTTCATGCTTCTCTTGCAATCCTGGCGCTGTTGAGCGCAGCTCTTCATCTATATTTTAAAAAAATATATTTCCCCGAAAGTAACTTTCAGATATATCTGGGATATACCGCCTTTTATATTTTTTTATTGGTGATTGTAATCACTCTGCTTTTAATGGTTACGACAAAGATTCATCAGTTTACTGTTATCCGAAACTTAAAAACACTTCTGCTAAACAAGCTAAAAATTGATTATTCACATATTAAACTGTTCCACAATTTTGCTTCAGTTGGTGTGGTTTTGATCGCTATTCATGTATATCTTGCCTCCCCCACCAGAGAAGGGAATTTAAGAAGTGGGATGATGGGTGCATGGGCATTTATTAGCATTGGTCTATATATTCATCACAAATTCCTCAGACCCTTACGCGTAAAGAACAATCAATTCAAAGTCGTTGATGTACAGCTACTAAACGATTCGGTAACCGAATTAAATTTGCACCCAGAGAGAAAAAAAACAAAATACAAACCCGGTCAATTTGGATATTTCAGAATCATTTCTCCTGTATGCTCTAAAGAGGAGCACCCTTTTACTATTTCCTCATCTCCAAATGAGGAAAATCTTACCTTAACGATAAAAACGCTGGGTGATTATACGGAGAATATTCGCAACTTGCAATCAGGAGCTAAAGTATTTTTTGATGGTCCTTATGGTAAATTTTATCCCAATAACCTTAATCATCATCACCTTTTCATCGCTGGGGGAATAGGTATAACTCCTTTTCTTTCTATTATTTCCCATTGGAGTAAAGAAAAAATCACTACACCTGCTACACTTTTATGGAGCACCAAGTATAGTGAAGATCTTACTCATCGGGTCTTTTTTGAATCGATTGAGAAATCAAATCCACACTTCAAATTTATTCCCATAGTCACCAGACAAAATCACACCTCCCATACACTCAAACGCATTACAGCAGAGCTTCTTTCCAAAATTATTGAAAATCCTTCAAAAACAGAAGTTTTTCTCTGTGGGCCCGAACCCATGAGTACTTCCCTGATGGAGCATTTAAAAAAGCTGAATATAAAAAAGTATAACATTCATTTTGAAAAGTTTTCATTGTAA